In Macadamia integrifolia cultivar HAES 741 chromosome 12, SCU_Mint_v3, whole genome shotgun sequence, the following are encoded in one genomic region:
- the LOC122058484 gene encoding small nuclear ribonucleoprotein Sm D2 isoform X2 gives MSRPMEEDATGKNEEEEFNTGPLSVLMMSVKNNTQVLINCRNNKKLLGRVRAFDRHCNMVLENVREMWTEVPKTGKGKKKAQPVNKDRFISKMFLRGDSVIIVLRNPK, from the exons ATGAG TCGGCCTATGGAGGAGGATGCCACA GGcaagaatgaagaagaggagtttAACACAGGGCCACTTTCTGTTTTGATGATGAGTGTCAAAAATAATACACAG GTGCTTATTAATTGCCGGAACAACAAGAAACTTCTTGGCCGTGTGAGAGCCTTTGATCGGCACTGCAATATGGTTCTAGAAAATGTCAGGGAGATGTGGACTGAG GTACCAAAAACAGGTAAAGGCAAAAAGAAAGCTCAACCAGTTAACAAGGATAGGTTCATCAGCAAGATGTTTCTCCGTGGAGACTCTGTTATTATTGTTCTTAGGAATCCTAAATGA
- the LOC122057251 gene encoding caffeoylshikimate esterase-like isoform X1 produces MEVEYQEEYIRNSRGVQLFTCRWLPSTSSPKALVFLCHGYGMECSGFMRGCGTRLASAGYGVVGMDYEGHGRSMGARCYIKKFNDIVSDCHNFFKSVCEEEGHRGKHRFLYGESMGGAVALLLHKKDPTFWHGAVLVAPMCKISEKVKPHPVVVSLLTQVEEIIPKWKVVPTKDVIDSTFKDPIKREEIRNNRLIYQDKPRLKTALEMLRTSMSLEDSLNQVTIPFFLLHGEADTVTDPEVSRALYEHAASKDKTMKLYAGMWHGLTSGEPDHNIEIVFADIISWLDKRTDISDENAMLMANQPLILCPDPPTLEQLGRLTPLTPSMEKDREQRRRHKQSTRDLRSCLCGWKGRRMHHHHSAM; encoded by the exons ATGGAGGTGGAATATCAAGAG GAGTATATCAGGAATTCTAGAGGTGTGCAGCTCTTTACCTGCAGATGGCTGCCTTCTACTTCTTCACCAAAGGCCTTGGTTTTCCTTTGccatg GGTATGGCATGGAATGCAGCGGTTTCATGAGAG GGTGTGGGACGAGGCTGGCGAGTGCAGGATATGGGGTGGTGGGGATGGACTACGAAGGGCACGGGAGGTCTATGGGGGCCCGCTGTTACATCAAGAAGTTTAATGACATTGTTTCTGATTGCCACAACTTCTTCAAGTCTGTCTGTG AAGAAGAAGGGCACCGAGGAAAACACAGGTTCTTGTATGGAGAGTCGATGGGTGGAGCGGTGGCGCTTCTGCTTCATAAGAAGGACCCCACCTTCTGGCACGGTGCGGTTCTCGTGGCTCCTATGTGCAAG ATTTCAGAGAAGGTGAAGCCGCACCCAGTGGTTGTGAGCTTATTGACACAAGTGGAAGAGATCATCCCTAAATGGAAGGTTGTTCCTACCAAGGACGTCATTGATTCTACTTTTAAAGATCCCATCAAGCGAGAAGAG ATACGAAACAACAGGCTGATATACCAAGACAAGCCTAGACTGAAGACAGCTCTGGAGATGCTCAGGACGAGCATGAGCCTTGAGGACAGCTTGAATCag GTGACCATCCCATTCTTCCTGCTGCATGGAGAAGCAGACACAGTGACTGATCCAGAAGTGAGTCGAGCATTATACGAACATGCGGCCAGCAAAGACAAGACCATGAAGCTCTACGCCGGAATGTGGCATGGCCTTACCTCCGGCGAACCCGATCACAATATAGAGATCGTTTTTGCAGACATCATATCCTGGCTTGACAAGCGAACTGATATAAGCGACGAAAATGCAATGTTGATGGCTAATCAACCCCTGATTCTCTGTCCTGACCCACCCACATTAGAGCAGTTGGGGCGACTGACCCCACTGACACCGTCGATGGAGAAGGATCGAGAGCAGCGACGGCGACACAAGCAGAGCACACGCGACCTACGTAGTTGTCTTTGTGGTTGGAAGGGACGGCGTATGCACCACCATCACTCTGCCATGTAG
- the LOC122057251 gene encoding caffeoylshikimate esterase-like isoform X2 has translation MEVEYQEEYIRNSRGVQLFTCRWLPSTSSPKALVFLCHGYGMECSGFMRGCGTRLASAGYGVVGMDYEGHGRSMGARCYIKKFNDIVSDCHNFFKSVCEEEGHRGKHRFLYGESMGGAVALLLHKKDPTFWHGAVLVAPMCKIRNNRLIYQDKPRLKTALEMLRTSMSLEDSLNQVTIPFFLLHGEADTVTDPEVSRALYEHAASKDKTMKLYAGMWHGLTSGEPDHNIEIVFADIISWLDKRTDISDENAMLMANQPLILCPDPPTLEQLGRLTPLTPSMEKDREQRRRHKQSTRDLRSCLCGWKGRRMHHHHSAM, from the exons ATGGAGGTGGAATATCAAGAG GAGTATATCAGGAATTCTAGAGGTGTGCAGCTCTTTACCTGCAGATGGCTGCCTTCTACTTCTTCACCAAAGGCCTTGGTTTTCCTTTGccatg GGTATGGCATGGAATGCAGCGGTTTCATGAGAG GGTGTGGGACGAGGCTGGCGAGTGCAGGATATGGGGTGGTGGGGATGGACTACGAAGGGCACGGGAGGTCTATGGGGGCCCGCTGTTACATCAAGAAGTTTAATGACATTGTTTCTGATTGCCACAACTTCTTCAAGTCTGTCTGTG AAGAAGAAGGGCACCGAGGAAAACACAGGTTCTTGTATGGAGAGTCGATGGGTGGAGCGGTGGCGCTTCTGCTTCATAAGAAGGACCCCACCTTCTGGCACGGTGCGGTTCTCGTGGCTCCTATGTGCAAG ATACGAAACAACAGGCTGATATACCAAGACAAGCCTAGACTGAAGACAGCTCTGGAGATGCTCAGGACGAGCATGAGCCTTGAGGACAGCTTGAATCag GTGACCATCCCATTCTTCCTGCTGCATGGAGAAGCAGACACAGTGACTGATCCAGAAGTGAGTCGAGCATTATACGAACATGCGGCCAGCAAAGACAAGACCATGAAGCTCTACGCCGGAATGTGGCATGGCCTTACCTCCGGCGAACCCGATCACAATATAGAGATCGTTTTTGCAGACATCATATCCTGGCTTGACAAGCGAACTGATATAAGCGACGAAAATGCAATGTTGATGGCTAATCAACCCCTGATTCTCTGTCCTGACCCACCCACATTAGAGCAGTTGGGGCGACTGACCCCACTGACACCGTCGATGGAGAAGGATCGAGAGCAGCGACGGCGACACAAGCAGAGCACACGCGACCTACGTAGTTGTCTTTGTGGTTGGAAGGGACGGCGTATGCACCACCATCACTCTGCCATGTAG
- the LOC122058253 gene encoding UDP-glucuronic acid decarboxylase 2-like: MTSELIFRGHESQPKVDMYSPKPPKPWLSVTRPIRYMLREQRLVFVIVGIAIATIFFMLLPSSSSSSSFPSQYGHKYETIPEVYFPTGSGSNGLSHRVAYEQRGVFGQVNSGGKVPLGLKRKGLRIVVTGGAGFVGSHLVDRLMNRGDSVIVVDNFFTGRKENVMHHFGNPRFELMRHDVVEPLLLEVDQIYHLACPASPVHYKFNPVKTIKTNVVGTLNMLGLAKRVGARFLLTSTSEVYGDPLQHPQVETYWGNVNPIGVRSCYDEGKRTAETLAMDYHRGAGVTVRIARIFNTYGPRMCIDDGRVVSNFVAQALRKEPMTVYGDGKQTRSFQYVSDLVEGLMRLMEGEHVGPFNLGNPGEFTMLELAQVVQETIDPNAKIEFRPNTEDDPHKRKPDISKAKELLGWEPSISLRKGLPLMVSDFRQRIFGDHKEGTDTAA, encoded by the exons ATGACTTCGGAGTTGATATTCAGAGGGCACGAGAGCCAACCTAAGGTAGATATGTACTCTCCGAAACCTCCGAAGCCATGGCTGTCTGTGACTCGTCCAATTAGGTACATGCTTCGGGAGCAGCGACTCGTCTTCGTCATCGTGGGCATCGCCATCGCAACCATCTTCTTCATGCTGCTACCCTCTtcctcatcctcttcttcctttccatcGCAATACGGCCACAAGTATGAGACGATCCCTGAGGTTTATTTCCCCACGGGATCGGGATCGAATGGGTTGTCTCACAGAGTGGCGTATGAGCAAAGAGGGGTTTTCGGACAGGTGAATTCGGGAGGGAAAGTGCCTCTAGGGTTGAAGAGGAAAGGGCTGAGGATCGTTGTCACTGGTGGAGCTGGGTTCGTGGGGAGTCACCTGGTGGATCGTTTGATGAATCGAGGGGACAGCGTAATCGTGGTGGACAATTTCTTTACAGGGAGGAAGGAGAACGTAATGCATCACTTTGGGAACCCGAGGTTCGAGTTGATGCGCCATGATGTGGTGGAGCCGCTGCTGTTGGAGGTTGATCAGATCTATCATCTGGCTTGCCCTGCCTCACCTGTACATTACAAGTTCAATCCAGTCAAGACCATCAAGACCAATGTGGTGGGTACCCTCAACATGCTTGGGCTGGCTAAGAGGGTTGGTGCTCGATTCCTGCTCACCAGCACCAGTGAGGTGTATGGTGATCCCCTTCAGCATCCCCAGGTCGAGACTTACTGGGGAAACGTCAATCCCATCg GGGTCCGGAGCTGTTACGATGAAGGGAAAAGGACAGCAGAGACATTGGCGATGGATTACCACAGGGGGGCTGGGGTTACAGTTAGGATTGCTCGAATCTTCAACACTTACGGTCCTCGTATGTGCATCGATGATGGCCGTGTGGTCAGTAATTTTGTTGCTCAG GCACTGAGGAAGGAGCCTATGACTGTATACGGTGACGGGAAACAAACCAGGAGTTTCCAATACGTGTCCGATCTG GTGGAGGGCTTGATGCGGCTAATGGAAGGGGAACATGTTGGTCCCTTCAATCTTGGGAACCCAGGGGAGTTCACAATGCTGGAGCTTGCTCAGGTTGTGCAGGAGACCATAGACCCAAATGCCAAGATTGAGTTCAGGCCCAACACAGAGGACGACCCACATAAGAGGAAGCCTGATATCTCCAAGGCTAAGGAGCTTTTGGGCTGGGAGCCTAGCATCTCTCTCCGCAAGGGTCTCCCCCTTATGGTCTCCGACTTCCGTCAGCGCATCTTCGGCGACCACAAGGAGGGCACCGACACAGCGGCGTGA
- the LOC122058484 gene encoding small nuclear ribonucleoprotein Sm D2 isoform X1, translating to MSRPMEEDATQGKNEEEEFNTGPLSVLMMSVKNNTQVLINCRNNKKLLGRVRAFDRHCNMVLENVREMWTEVPKTGKGKKKAQPVNKDRFISKMFLRGDSVIIVLRNPK from the exons ATGAG TCGGCCTATGGAGGAGGATGCCACA CAGGGcaagaatgaagaagaggagtttAACACAGGGCCACTTTCTGTTTTGATGATGAGTGTCAAAAATAATACACAG GTGCTTATTAATTGCCGGAACAACAAGAAACTTCTTGGCCGTGTGAGAGCCTTTGATCGGCACTGCAATATGGTTCTAGAAAATGTCAGGGAGATGTGGACTGAG GTACCAAAAACAGGTAAAGGCAAAAAGAAAGCTCAACCAGTTAACAAGGATAGGTTCATCAGCAAGATGTTTCTCCGTGGAGACTCTGTTATTATTGTTCTTAGGAATCCTAAATGA